From the Chlorogloeopsis sp. ULAP01 genome, the window GGGAGGTTGCAAAATTTGGGAGGGGTTTAAAGCCCCTTCCATAATTTTTCCGCTTTCCACCCAATTCCCAGTCACGAGTACCCAGTCCCTAGTCCCTTTTACTGTCTTCATGCTTAAGAACTTCTTTGGCTACTCGTACTGGCAAATGATCTGCATCTCGCCAGTTTTCTATAGGTTCTCGGAGATATAAGCTGTATAATTTTTCTCCATCTGCTCGTTTGTCGATAGCCAAATAAACCTGCTTGGGTGCATAACATCGCAACAAACGCACCTGTAAACAAGTTTTCAAATCTCGTGATGAAGTAGATAAAGGACAGCCTTCTCCAAATAGTTCGCTAGCTGCCTTCCATGCCCGATTAACAGCTTTAATCTCGCAAACGAGCTGCTCAATAGGTGGACACCACAGTTCCTTAATTTCACCCATTTAATTTGTAATTTTTTATATTATTGGCTATCTTATTTTTCCCAAAAATAGCCTCGTTCTAAAGTCGATGAACGTCGTTTAAAGATAGATTACTAGCTTCTACAGTTAGTGGCACGAATGACGGTAGTTTAGTGCATACCACTTTCATCTTGCAATATATAATACCAATCTGAACAATGATTGCGACAGATTGATTCACCTAACCCTGACACAGAAGATGATTTCCAATTCCATTATCCAAAATGGTATAAGCCGCTTTGATGGTATGAGCTGAAGAATCTGTACTCAGTAACCTTGCAATTGTTGCCCTTCTTAACGAAAAACTAAAAACTAGAGTGAATATAAACACTTCTGGTAAATCTGCGTACAGAATAGTTTCCAGTAACAACACCAATTAAAATGATTATGTCTCAACCAACGATAGAATCAATCCTGCAAGAAAAACGCTTATTTTCTCCCTCTCCAGAATTTTCTCAAAACGCTCATATCAAAAGCCTGGAAGATTACCAACATCTTTACAACCAAGCTAAAGCCAACCCAGAACAATTCTGGGCAGAACTAGCACAAAAGGAGTTGCATTGGTTCCAAAAATGGGACAAGGTGTTAGACTGGCAACCTCCCTTTGCAAAATGGTTTGTCGATGGCAAGATTAATATTTCTTACAACTGTCTTGACAGACACCTATCGACATGGCGCAAAAATAAAGCTGCAATTATTTGGGAGGGAGAACCAGGAGACTCCCGCACTCTCACCTATGCCCAACTACATCGAGAAGTCTGTCAGTTCGCCAATGTACTCAAACAACTAGGAGTGAAAAAGGGCGATCGCGTCGGTATTTATATGCCGATGATTCCGGAAGCAGCTATTGCCATGCTTGCTTGTGCCAGAATTGGCGCTCCTCATAGCGTGGTTTTTGGTGGTTTCAGTGCCGAAGCTTTACGAGATCGACTCATCGATGCCCAAGCAAAATTAGTTATCACTGCTGACGGTGGTTGGCGCAAAGATGCGATCGTGCCTCTTAAAGAACAAGTAGACAAAGCTTTAGATGATGGTGCAGTGCCAACCGTACAAAACGTCCTAGTGGTTCAGCGTACCAAACAAAAAACCCACATGGAACCAGGACGCGATCACTGGTGGCACGATTTGCAAAAGGGAGTTTCCGCAGATTGCCCTGCCGAATCAATGGACAGTGAAGATATGCTGTTTATTCTCTACACTTCTGGTAGCACTGGCAAACCTAAAGGTGTTGTCCATACAACTGGTGGTTATAACTTATATACTCACATGACCACTAAATGGATTTTTGACCTCCAAGATACAGACGTGTACTGGTGTACTGCCGATGTAGGCTGGATTACAGGACACAGCTATATCGTGTATGGCCCCCTTTCTAACGGTGCAACAACGGTAATGTACGAAGGTGCGCCGCGTGCTTCCAATCCTGGTTGTTTTTGGGATGTGATTGAAAAGTATGGCGTGACAATTTTTTATACTGCACCTACTGCCATTCGTGCTTTTATTAAAATGGGCGAACACCATCCCAAAGCGCGAAATTTGTCTTCTTTACGTTTGCTAGGAACAGTAGGTGAGCCGATTAACCCAGAAGCTTGGATGTGGTATTACAGGGTGATTGGTGGCGAACGTTGTCCAATTGTCGATACTTGGTGGCAAACAGAAACCGGCGGTATCATGATTACTCCACTCCCAGGGGCAATTCCTACCAAACCTGGTTCGGCAACTCGTCCTTTCCCTGGTATCTTTGCTGATGTAGTGGACTTAGAAGGCAACCCTGTCGGCGATAATGAAGGCGGTTATCTAATCGTTCGCCATCCTTGGCCTGGTATGATGCGAACAATCTACGGCGATCCAGAACGCTTCCGCCGCACCTACTGGGAACACATTCCGCCCAAAGATGGGCAGTATGTCTACTTTGCTGGTGATGGTGCCAGACAAGATGAAGATGGTTACTTCTGGGTCATGGGCCGTGTAGATGATGTAATTAATGTTGCTGGTCACCGCCTGGGTACGATGGAAGTGGAATCAGCTTTAGTTTCCCATCCAGCAGTAGCTGAAGCGGCTGTAGTAGGTAAGCCGGATGAAGTGAAAGGTGAAGATATCGTAGCTTTTGTGACGTTAGAAGGTGGTCAAAATCCTACTGAAGAATTGAGCAAAGAACTGAAACAACACGTTGCCAACGAGATAGGTGCGATCGCTCGCCCCGGTGAAATTCGTTTTACCGATGCTTTACCGAAAACGCGATCAGGTAAGATTATGCGGCGCTTACTGCGGAATTTGGCATCAGGACAAGAAGTGTCAGGCGATACTTCGACATTAGAAGATAGGAGTGTACTGGATAAGCTGCGAGAAGGAGCATAGCTAAATCTTTTTAAACGCAGAGATTTATTAAGTTTGTCGTAGTGGTGCGTCTACAATTTAGATGCATAGAAAAAATAGCGATCGCTATTATGAATGCACTATTTTTGTATAGAGACACCACTACACACAAAGCGTGTTTGATAAATGTGGTTAGAGACACAACGACTTGTTCTGAGAGAATTTCAACCAGCAGACTGGCAGCCGCTTGCACCAATACTTGTAAATCCACAGGTAATGAAATTTTCTCTAACTGGCATTCTTTCAGCATCACAAACTCAAGAAAAAATTGAAAGCTTCATTACCTCATACAAAAAATTCGGATTTGGAAAGTGGGCTGTCATTCTGAAAGAGAGTAACGAGTTAATTGGTTACTGCGGAATAGCCGTAGAGCAGATTGATAATAAGGATGAAACAGAGATTGGATATCGACTAGAGCCAAATTTCTGGGGCAAGGGGTTAGCAACAGAAGCAGCATCGGCAGCCATTCAATACGGATTTGAGCAACTCAAGTTTCCATATATTCTGGGTATTGTGGAACGAGCAAATACAGCATCAGTGAGAGTACTTGAAAAGTTAGGGATGAGATACGAAAGAAAAACTATATTTCACAATGTTGAAATGGATGTGTATCGATTGAACTGCAAAAATTAACTCATCTGAAAATAGGGTTGGGGGAACAGCACAAATCGTAGGTGGAGAGAAGTCCCTACGGCGGGTTTCCCGCGCCGTAGGGAACTTCGGAGCATTGCCTGTCAAACCCCATGTGGTAAACATTTGAGATATTGGTAAGCAATGCCCACCTTACAGAAAACCGCTTTAATAAACAAACTTTTAACGATCGCATCGTTTCGGTCATCTGCCTGAAAAAGGGCAAAGCTGGAATGATAAGCTAAACAATGACATAAAAAAGAGTTTAGGATGAATTGTTAAATGGGTATTTCCTCAACAGATCCCCTACTCCTGAGGGCAGCTCGTGGTGAAGTTGTAGATCGTCCGCCTGTATGGATGATGCGGCAAGCAGGACGATATATGAAAGCTTATCGAGATTTAAGGGAGAAATACCCTTCTTTTCGCGAACGCTCAGAAATACCAGAAGTTGCGATTGAAGTTTCCTTGCAGCCGTGGAGAGCTTTCCAACCAGACGGTGTGATTTTATTTTCTGACATCGTTACGCCACTACCTGGTTTAGGCATTGATATGGACATTGCTGAAGGCAAGGGGCCAATAATTTATTCTCCCATCCGCACGCAGGAACAAATTGAGAATCTGCGTACCTTTGAACCAGAAGAATCTTTGCCGTTTATCAAAACCATTTTGCAGGCTTTACGCCAAGAAGTAGGCAACAAATCAACGGTATTGGGATTTGTAGGTGCGCCGTGGACATTAGCAGCTTATGCTGTAGAAGGAAAAGGTTCTAAAACCTATTCTGTGATCAAAAATATGGCGTTTTCGCAGCCAGCAATACTGCATCAATTGTTAACCAAACTAGCAGATGCGATCGCTATTTACGTCCGCTACCAAATTGACTGTGGCGCTCAAGTTGTACAAATGTTTGACTCTTGGGCAGGGCAGTTGAGTCCTCAAGATTATGAGATTTTTGCTCTGCCCTATCAAAAGCGGGTGTTTGAACAAGTCAAAGCCACTCATCCCGATACACCCTTAATTTTGCTAGTTAGCGGTAGCGCAGGTTTGCTGGAAAGAATGGCACAATCAGGTGCAGATGTGCTTACTATAGACTGGACAGTCGATATGGCAGATGCACGAGCAAGATTGGGCAAAAACGTGAAAGTGCAAGGAAATCTCGATCCTGGTGTACTCTTCGGTTCCAAAGAATTTATTCGCGATCGCATTCTAGATACAGTTCGCAAAGCTGGTAATAGAGGATACATTCTCAATCTTGGACATGGTGTTCTCCCAGAAACTCCAGAAGAAAATGTCGCTTTCTTCTTTGAAACCGCTAAAGGACTAAATGCCGCAGTTGTTTGATGAGTTAAGTAGAAGGCAGAAGGCAGTAGATGCGCAAGCGGCTTGCGTAGGTAGGCACAAGGAAAGAAAGTACTTTTATCCGTTCTGGTGACGCCAGTTGATTATGCCTACTTATTTAAGTTGTTGGTTGTTGATTGTGTTAATTGCTAATTGTTAATTGTTAATTGCCATTAGCTATTAGCTATTAGCTATTAACCACTAACCCCTAACTATTTATGAACCAAAAACGCATTTTAGTCACTGGTGCTAGTGGCTGTATTGGACACTACATCAGTGAAGCTTTGATTCAAGAAACGAATCACGAGTTATATTTACTGGTTAGAAATCCTCAAAAACTACAAGTTGATACTCAAGTACGTCCTGGTATTACCATCTTGCAAGGTGATATGCAGGAAATTGACAAGTTTGCCGACTTGTTGAAAACAATAGACGTTGCTGTACTAACAGCAACAGCATGGGGTGGTGCAGCTACATTTGATATTAACGTCATTAAAACATTAGAGTTATTAAGTTATCTAGATCCGGATCGGTGCGAACAAGTTATTTATTTTTCTACCGCTAGTGTCTTAGACTATAACAGTCAACCACTCAAAGAAGCAGGAGAAATCGGAACAGATTATATTAGTTCGAAGTATGAGTGTTTGATGCGCTTATCAAAATTAGCGATCGCACCTAAAGTGACTGAAGTTTTCCCCACTTTAGTCTTGGGTGGTGACAGCAATAAACCCTATTCCCACTCCACCTCAGGCATTCCCGAAATCGCAAAATACATAAACATAATTCGCTTTTTGCAAGCAGACGGTAGTTTTCACTTTATTCACGGCAGAGATATTGCTACTGTTGTGCGATATTTAATTGACAATCCTCCCAAAGAAAATGAACCACGCAAGTTGGTTTTAGGGCAAGCGCAGTTAACAGTCAATCAAGCGGTTGAAGAAGTTTGCGCTTATCTCGGTAAAAGAGTTTATTTTCGTATACCTTTGTCTTTATCGTTAGCAAATTTAATCATTGCCGTATTTAATATCCGCATGGCAGCTTGGGATAGATTTTGCATGAACTATCGACATTTTACCTATCAAAGTGTCATCAATCCCGCCAGCTTTGGATTACCTAATTACTGTGCCACCATCAGTGATGTTTTGAAGATAAGTGGTGTTGAGGGTGTTAAATAGCTTTGTATTTTAGAAAAACTGGTAGCTCTAATGCACTTATTTATACCACATCCGATTGTTTTACACCTTTTTTATATAACTCGCGTAGACAGGCTATCTTTGTGAATGAGCCTTATAGCCTATAGGATAAAAGGATGTTTTAAGCGTTAGCTATCACGCACTGCATGAGAATAAGTAGAAAAAAGGAAAATACTAATCTTTTTGGAACTAATCACAAGAGTGAGAGTGAATTATTTAATTTGTTTGTGAATTGTTTTGTTAATAACTACAAACATTTATATTTATTAGGTAAAGACTAAACTCGTTCTTCAGGTTCGCCATACCACCAAATCAAATTAATTTGCTATATATCTTTCGATATAAAAACGTAGAAGCTTGCACTTCAACCCTTGGAAGATGAAGATTTTATAAGATTTGGAATATAAAAATGGTATTAGCACAGCTGTCTTATAAAATACCATGTCTCAACTCCCCGGAAAAGCAATCTCTTATTGGATTGCTTCAACTCCTCACACATCAAATTTTCCATCTCTGACAAATGAGATATCAGTTGATGTCGCAATTGTAGGAGGAGGAATTGCCGGAATTACGGCTGCGATACTCCTCAAACGCGCTGGAAAGACTGTTGCAGTGCTTGATGCCCAGCAAATTGCAACAGGTGTCAGTGGGCATACAACAGCTAAGGTAACTTCACTTCATCAGCTAATTTATGCTCAGTTAATTAAGGAAGCTGGTGAAGAAAAGGCGCAGATTTATGCAGATTCTAATCAAATTGCAATCGAAAGAGTTGCACAGTTTGTAGAAGAAGAAAATATTGATTGCGATTTCAGTCGCACAAGTGCTTATACATTTGCAGAAACAACAGAAACATTAGATGATGTGCGCTCAGAAGTTGAAGCAGCAGTTAAGTTAGGATTACCTGCTTCGTTTGTAACAGAAACTTCTTTGCCATTTGCGATCGCAGGAGCAGTAAAATTTGACAATCAAGCTCAATTTCATGCTCGTAAATATTTGCTACATCTTGCCAAGCTCATTGATGGTAATGGCAGTTATGTGTTTGAAAATACGCGTGTACGGAACGTCGAAGAAGGAACTCCTTGTCAGGTAATAACAGCTACTGGAGTTATCAAAGCAAAAGATGTAATTATTGCTACCAATGCGCCTATTTTAGATCAAGGATTATTTTTTGCTAAAAATTATCCCAAACGTTCCTATATTATTGCTGCCCGCATTGATCCAAATCAGGCTCCGGAAGGAATGTACATTGGTACAGGTAATGATTATCAGTCGATTCGAACAACTCCTGCTCCAGATGGAGGATTGCTGTTATTGATAGGTGGTGGAGGACATAAAGTTGGTACTGTTACTAATACAGAGGAGCGTTACCTCCAGTTAGAAGCTTACGCTCGTTCCCGTTTTGGAGTAGAACAATTTGAGTACCGTTGGTCTACACAGGATATGGTTTCCTTCGATCAGCTGCCCTATATTGGTAAAGTAACTCCCTTTAACAATCATTTATACGTGGCAACTGGTTTTAGTCTTTGGGGTATGAGCAAAGGCACACTGGCAGGAATGCTGCTTTCTGATTTAGTTTTGGGAGTTGATAATCCTTGGCTCAAGCTCTACAACTCTACCCGTGCTACTCCGTTTGTAACTGTCGAATCTCTCAAGAACAATCTAGAAGTAGGATTTCATTGGGTAGGCGATCGCCTCAAAGGACTTGAGCGTTCTTCTTTGGCTGATGTTGCTCCAGGTGAAGGAAAGTTACTCACTATTAATGGTCACAAAATTGCTGCCTACCGAGACGAAGAAGGAAAAATTCATGCAGTATCAGCAACTTGTACCCATTTAGGCTGTATTGTTAATTGGAACAATGCAGAGAAAAGCTGGGATTGTCCTTGTCACGGAGGGCGTTTTAGCTGTGATGGTAAAGTATTACACGGCCCCCCAGTAAAAAACCTCAAACGTTACAAATCCTAGAATTGGGGATTGGGTACTGGTGACTGGGTATCGGGAATTCTCCTAAGGGAGACGCTATGCGTAGACGCGCAAGCGGCATCTCGTAGAGTACGGAGATTAGGTAAAGAGGACACGAGGATAAAGGGAATTGTGATTGACGTTCTTGCCTATGCCAGGTGCCACAACGCTCTTAACCCGACGCCAGGTGCTACAACGCGCTTAACCCGACGCCAGGTGACGCCAGTCGCTACAACGCGCTTAACCCGCAAGGGCGCGCTGGCTCCTTTATGCCGGGGAACCCGTCCACCCTCCGGGTTCAGCAGTCCCCCATCGCCGGGAACCGCCAAGACGGGGGCTGCTTCACCGCACTGGCTCCGCAACGCACTGGCTCCGCAAGGGCGCACTGGCTCTCTTGTCTCCTTGTCTTTCCTGCGCCTTGTCCTCTTCATAGCCCCTAATCCCTAGTCCCTAATCTACGGCATCCATTCCAAAACTACACCCACCCGACTATCTTTATCGCCACGAGAGTTTTGTTGCTGAATATCTGTAGATAAACGCAGATGGGAAGTGAGGGCATAACCCAACGACAAAGTTGTGAAACCGACTTCTTGGCTACTACCGGGAGAAACCCAACTTTGAGTGAGAGAAATATCGGCTGCACCACCACGAGACAGTATCAACATTAATTTCACACCCACATTTACCCCGTCTGTTGAATAATCGTCAGTTTGTAAATACCGATATCCTACCAGTGGTGCAAAGTTAACATAGCTGCCTAGTGGAC encodes:
- the acs gene encoding acetate--CoA ligase, translating into MSQPTIESILQEKRLFSPSPEFSQNAHIKSLEDYQHLYNQAKANPEQFWAELAQKELHWFQKWDKVLDWQPPFAKWFVDGKINISYNCLDRHLSTWRKNKAAIIWEGEPGDSRTLTYAQLHREVCQFANVLKQLGVKKGDRVGIYMPMIPEAAIAMLACARIGAPHSVVFGGFSAEALRDRLIDAQAKLVITADGGWRKDAIVPLKEQVDKALDDGAVPTVQNVLVVQRTKQKTHMEPGRDHWWHDLQKGVSADCPAESMDSEDMLFILYTSGSTGKPKGVVHTTGGYNLYTHMTTKWIFDLQDTDVYWCTADVGWITGHSYIVYGPLSNGATTVMYEGAPRASNPGCFWDVIEKYGVTIFYTAPTAIRAFIKMGEHHPKARNLSSLRLLGTVGEPINPEAWMWYYRVIGGERCPIVDTWWQTETGGIMITPLPGAIPTKPGSATRPFPGIFADVVDLEGNPVGDNEGGYLIVRHPWPGMMRTIYGDPERFRRTYWEHIPPKDGQYVYFAGDGARQDEDGYFWVMGRVDDVINVAGHRLGTMEVESALVSHPAVAEAAVVGKPDEVKGEDIVAFVTLEGGQNPTEELSKELKQHVANEIGAIARPGEIRFTDALPKTRSGKIMRRLLRNLASGQEVSGDTSTLEDRSVLDKLREGA
- a CDS encoding NAD(P)-dependent oxidoreductase, which codes for MNQKRILVTGASGCIGHYISEALIQETNHELYLLVRNPQKLQVDTQVRPGITILQGDMQEIDKFADLLKTIDVAVLTATAWGGAATFDINVIKTLELLSYLDPDRCEQVIYFSTASVLDYNSQPLKEAGEIGTDYISSKYECLMRLSKLAIAPKVTEVFPTLVLGGDSNKPYSHSTSGIPEIAKYINIIRFLQADGSFHFIHGRDIATVVRYLIDNPPKENEPRKLVLGQAQLTVNQAVEEVCAYLGKRVYFRIPLSLSLANLIIAVFNIRMAAWDRFCMNYRHFTYQSVINPASFGLPNYCATISDVLKISGVEGVK
- a CDS encoding GNAT family N-acetyltransferase; the encoded protein is MWLETQRLVLREFQPADWQPLAPILVNPQVMKFSLTGILSASQTQEKIESFITSYKKFGFGKWAVILKESNELIGYCGIAVEQIDNKDETEIGYRLEPNFWGKGLATEAASAAIQYGFEQLKFPYILGIVERANTASVRVLEKLGMRYERKTIFHNVEMDVYRLNCKN
- the hemE gene encoding uroporphyrinogen decarboxylase, with translation MGISSTDPLLLRAARGEVVDRPPVWMMRQAGRYMKAYRDLREKYPSFRERSEIPEVAIEVSLQPWRAFQPDGVILFSDIVTPLPGLGIDMDIAEGKGPIIYSPIRTQEQIENLRTFEPEESLPFIKTILQALRQEVGNKSTVLGFVGAPWTLAAYAVEGKGSKTYSVIKNMAFSQPAILHQLLTKLADAIAIYVRYQIDCGAQVVQMFDSWAGQLSPQDYEIFALPYQKRVFEQVKATHPDTPLILLVSGSAGLLERMAQSGADVLTIDWTVDMADARARLGKNVKVQGNLDPGVLFGSKEFIRDRILDTVRKAGNRGYILNLGHGVLPETPEENVAFFFETAKGLNAAVV
- a CDS encoding FAD-dependent oxidoreductase: MSQLPGKAISYWIASTPHTSNFPSLTNEISVDVAIVGGGIAGITAAILLKRAGKTVAVLDAQQIATGVSGHTTAKVTSLHQLIYAQLIKEAGEEKAQIYADSNQIAIERVAQFVEEENIDCDFSRTSAYTFAETTETLDDVRSEVEAAVKLGLPASFVTETSLPFAIAGAVKFDNQAQFHARKYLLHLAKLIDGNGSYVFENTRVRNVEEGTPCQVITATGVIKAKDVIIATNAPILDQGLFFAKNYPKRSYIIAARIDPNQAPEGMYIGTGNDYQSIRTTPAPDGGLLLLIGGGGHKVGTVTNTEERYLQLEAYARSRFGVEQFEYRWSTQDMVSFDQLPYIGKVTPFNNHLYVATGFSLWGMSKGTLAGMLLSDLVLGVDNPWLKLYNSTRATPFVTVESLKNNLEVGFHWVGDRLKGLERSSLADVAPGEGKLLTINGHKIAAYRDEEGKIHAVSATCTHLGCIVNWNNAEKSWDCPCHGGRFSCDGKVLHGPPVKNLKRYKS